A region from the Cervus elaphus chromosome 10, mCerEla1.1, whole genome shotgun sequence genome encodes:
- the TRIM56 gene encoding E3 ubiquitin-protein ligase TRIM56, translating into MVSQGSSPSLLEALSSDFLACKICLEQLQVPKTLPCLHTYCQDCLAQLAEGGRLRCPECRESVPVPPAGVAAFKTNFFVNGLLDLVKARAGGDLRAGKPACALCPLMGGASAGGPATARCLDCADDLCQACADGHRCTRQTHSHRVVDLVGYRAGWYDEEARERQAAQCPQHPGEALRFLCQPCSQLLCRECRLDPHLDHPCLPLAEAVRARRPGLEELLAGVDNNLAELEATRLAEKEALARLREQAAKVVMQVEEAAEGVLRALLAQKQEVLGQLRAHVEAAEEAARERLGELEGREQVAREAAAFARRVLSLGREAEILSLEGAIAQRLRQLQDCPWVPGPAPCQLPQLELHPGLLDKNCHLLRLSFEEQQLQKDSRKDGARSPGGDATQPQSSDGVQTPNQDRAQTPQEDEAQLLKAERAETPQEDGAKTPKEGRAQTPQEDGGTQAARGGRCNKKRKFKGRLKSVSREPSPAPGPNLEGSGLLPRPIFFCSFPTRMPGDKRAPRITGLCPFGSREILVADEQNRALKRFSLNGDYRGAVPVPEGCSPCSVAALQDAVAFSAAARLYLINHNGEVQWRRALSLCQASHAVAAMPSGDRVAVSVSGHVEVYNMEGSLATRFIPGGKANRGLRALVFLTTSPQGHFVGSDWQQNSLVVCDGLGQVVGEYRGPGLHGCQPGSISVDKKGYIFLTLREVNKVVILDPKGALLGDFLTAYHGLEKPRVTTMVDGRYLVVSLSNGTIHVFRVRPLDS; encoded by the coding sequence ATGGTTTCCCAGGGCTCCTCACCCTCCCTCCTGGAGGCCCTGAGCAGCGACTTCCTGGCCTGTAAAATCTGCCTGGAGCAACTGCAGGTGCCCAAAACACTCCCCTGCCTGCACACCTACTGCCAGGACTGCCTGGCACAGCTGGCCGAGGGCGGCCGCCTCCGATGCCCCGAGTGCCGCGAGTCCGTGCCCGTGCCGCCCGCCGGCGTGGCCGCCTTCAAGACCAACTTCTTTGTCAACGGACTCCTGGATTTGGTGAAGGCCCGGGCCGGCGGCGACCTGCGGGCGGGGAAGCCGGCCTGTGCCCTGTGCCCCCTGATGGGGGGCGCCAGCGCCGGGGGGCCGGCCACTGCCCGCTGCCTGGACTGCGCCGACGACCTGTGCCAGGCCTGTGCCGACGGGCACCGGTGCACCCGGCAGACCCACAGCCACCGGGTGgtggacctggtgggctaccgggCGGGGTGGTATGACGAGGAGGCCCGGGAGCGCCAGGCGGCCCAGTGTCCCCAGCACCCCGGGGAGGCCCTGCGCTTCCTGTGCCAGCCCTGCTCCCAGCTGCTGTGCCGAGAGTGTCGCCTGGACCCTCACCTGGAccacccctgcctgcccctggCTGAGGCTGTTCGCGCCCGGAGGCCAGGCCTTGAGGAGCTGCTGGCCGGCGTGGACAACAACCTGGCCGAGCTGGAGGCCACCCGGCTGGCCGAAAAGGAAGCCTTGGCCCGGCTGCGGGAGCAGGCGGCCAAGGTAGTCATGCAGGTGGAGGAGGCGGCCGAGGGGGTCCTCAGGGCCCTCCTGGCCCAGAAGCAAGAGGTGCTCGGGCAGCTGCGGGCCCACGTGGAGGCTGCCGAGGAGGCTGCTCGGGAGCGGCTGGGGGAGCTGGAGGGCCGGGAGCAGGTGGCCAGGGAGGCGGCCGCCTTTGCCCGTCGGGTGCTCAGCCTGGGGCGCGAGGCTGAGATCCTCTCGCTGGAGGGGGCGATCGCCCAGCGGCTCCGACAGCTGCAAGACTGTCCCTGGGTGCCTGGGCCTGCTCCCTGCCAGCTGCCCCAGCTGGAACTGCATCCTGGGCTCCTGGACAAGAACTGCCACCTGCTGAGGCTCTCCTttgaggagcagcagctgcagaaGGACAGCAGGAAGGATGGAGCCCGAAGCCCGGGAGGTGACGCAACCCAGCCCCAGAGCAGCGATGGAGTTCAGACCCCAAATCAGGACAGAGCGCAGACACCCCAAGAAGATGAAGCCCAGCTCCTCAAGGCGGAGAGAGCTGAGACGCCCCAGGAAGATGGAGCCAAGACCCCAAAAGAGGGCAGAGCCCAGACACCCCAAGAAGATGGAGGAACCCAGGCTGCGAGGGGCGGCAGATGCAACAAGAAGAGGAAGTTCAAAGGCAGACTCAAGTCCGTCTCCCGGgagcccagccccgcccccgggcCAAACCTGGAGGGCTCTGGCCTCCTGCCCAGGCCCATCTTTTTCTGCAGCTTCCCCACGCGGATGCCGGGGGACAAGCGCGCCCCCCGGATCACTGGGCTCTGTCCCTTTGGCTCCCGGGAGATCCTGGTGGCGGATGAGCAGAACAGGGCCCTGAAGCGCTTCTCTCTCAATGGCGACTACAGGGGCGCGGTGCCCGTGCCCGAGGGCTGCTCCCCATGCAGCGTGGCTGCCCTGCAGGATGCCGTGGCCTTCTCAGCGGCCGCGCGGCTCTATCTCATCAACCACAACGGCGAGGTGCAGTGGCGCCGGGCGCTGAGCCTCTGCCAGGCCAGCCACGCCGTGGCCGCCATGCCGAGCGGGGACCGGGTGGCGGTCAGCGTATCCGGCCACGTGGAGGTGTACAACATGGAAGGCAGCCTGGCCACGCGATTCATCCCCGGGGGCAAGGCCAACCGGGGCCTGCGGGCGCTGGTGTTCCTGACCACCAGCCCCCAGGGCCATTTCGTAGGGTCTGATTGGCAGCAGAATAGCTTGGTGGTCTGTGATGGGCTGGGTCAGGTGGTTGGGGAGTACCGGGGACCCGGCCTGCACGGCTGCCAGCCGGGCTCCATATCCGTGGATAAGAAAGGCTACATCTTTCTGACCCTTCGCGAGGTCAACAAGGTAGTGATCCTCGATCCGAAGGGCGCGCTGCTTGGCGACTTCCTGACGGCCTATCACGGCCTGGAAAAGCCCCGGGTGACCACCATGGTGGATGGCAGGTACCTGGTTGTGTCCCTCAGTAACGGGACCATCCACGTCTTTCGGGTCCGCCCTCTTGACAGTTAA